A genomic window from Gossypium hirsutum isolate 1008001.06 chromosome D12, Gossypium_hirsutum_v2.1, whole genome shotgun sequence includes:
- the LOC107936882 gene encoding autophagy-related protein 18g, with protein sequence MRKGKGRNNGLLPNSLRIISSCLKTVSSNASNVASTVRSAGASVAASISTSSEDHKDQVTWAGFDRLELGPSHFKRVLLLGYQNGFQVLDVEDASNYSELVSKRDGPVSFLQMQPCPLSSDGQEGFKSSHPMLLVVAGYDTNSSRLAQNTGHSVGVAQDCRMEPQSGNTVNSPTTVRFYSLQSHSYVHVLRFRSSVCMIRCSSRIVAVGLATQIYCFDALTLENKFSVLTYPVPQLAGQGAVGVNVGLGPMAVGPRWLAYASNNPLLSNTGRLSPQNLTPSPGVSPSTSPGGSSLVARYAMESSKHLATGLINLGDMGYRTLSKCCQELLPDGSHSPVSQNSVWKVGRLAGTDMDNAGMVVIKDFVSRDVISQFKAHTSPISALSFDPSGTLLVTASVYGNNINIFRIMPSYVRSGSGVQSSDWSSSHVHLYKLHRGMTSAMIQDICFSHYSQWVAIVSSKGTCHIFVLSPFGGDTGFQTLSSQGEEPSLFPVISLPWWSTSSCVTNQQSFPPPLPVALSVVSRIKYSSFGWLNTVSNAANSATGKVFVPSGAVAAAFHNSISLAPQHVVSRTNSLEHLLVYTPSGHVVQHELLPSIGADSGASNLRFQTASYTHVQEDDLRVKVEPVQWWDVCRRSDWPEREESISKATLERQDLAEVVQSKSVCEEYSINSLEINDNARGEKTSTPLPTKPHESFHWYLSNAEVQVNSWRLPTWQKSKISFYMMDSSRDNSHNGGEFEIEEVPVHEVEIKSKELLPFFDRFHRIKSSWNDRCFSVGKYPLSLSPDLHQGEYKASQEIIICHSKPASLSSTESSEGGSSRRLDNILDFDQINSEKPYPPIYQGLNETCHGKMGNGFIEPLVLNQESLTVKSSPFQHSENIYNDTGHSERSDFSSLERELPPSRSKAEGIPSFNAVGIGAASMLHVDHYDAPKNILADESSFSAQQIAVDFVHFREGHYEIIQQNGSGKLSVHANDDVDSISSNHCGKEKLEEDGENDEMLGGIFLFSEEG encoded by the exons ATGAGGAAAGGGAAAGGAAGGAACAATGGCTTGTTGCCGAATTCTTTGAGGATAATATCGTCTTGTTTGAAGACTGTTTCCTCGAATGCTAGTAACGTCGCATCCACGGTTCGTTCCGCTGGTGCTTCCGTCGCTGCTTCCATTTCTACTTCTTCTGAAGATCATAAAGATCAG GTAACATGGGCTGGCTTTGACAGGTTGGAACTTGGTCCGTCTCACTTCAAGCGTGTCCTCTTACTTGGTTACCAGAATGGATTTCAAGTCCTTGATGTGGAGGATGCCTCTAACTATAGTGAACTAGTTTCAAAGCGTGATGGTCCAGTTTCCTTCTTACAGATGCAGCCTTGCCCCCTGAGTTCAGATGGACAAGAAGGATTCAAGTCATCGCATCCTATGCTATTGGTCGTTGCTGGTTATGACACCAATAGTTCAAGATTGGCTCAGAACACTGGCCATTCAGTTGGGGTGGCCCAAGATTGCCGTATGGAGCCACAGTCAGGAAACACTGTCAACTCACCTACAACAGTTCGATTTTACTCTCTCCAGTCTCACTCTTATGTGCATGTGCTGAGATTTCGTTCATCGGTTTGCATGATTAGATGCAGTTCCCGGATTGTAGCGGTAGGTCTTGCAACACAG ATATATTGTTTTGATGCCCTCACTCTCGAGAATAAGTTTAGTGTCCTCACCTATCCTGTTCCCCAGTTGGCAGGACAAGGGGCTGTTGGGGTTAATGTCGGCTTGGGTCCAATGGCTGTGGGTCCAAGGTGGTTAGCATATGCTTCCAATAATCCACTGTTGTCTAACACTGGACGGTTAAGCCCACAAAACCTTACCCCTTCTCCTGGTGTCAGTCCATCAACATCCCCTGGTGGCAGTAGTTTGGTTGCTCGTTATGCAATGGAATCTAGTAAGCATTTGGCAACTGGGCTAATCAACCTGGGAGATATGGGATACAGGACTTTATCCAAGTGTTGTCAAGAGCTACTTCCTGATGGCTCACATTCCCCCGTGTCACAGAATTCAGTTTGGAAAGTTGGAAGACTTGCAGGAACTGATATGGACAATGCAGGAATG GTTGTCATAAAGGATTTTGTTTCTCGAGATGTTATATCTCAATTTAAAGCTCATACAAGCCCAATCTCTGCACTAAGTTTTGACCCTAGTGGGACCCTTCTGGTTACTGCATCAGTATACGGAAATAATATAAACATCTTCAGGATCATGCCATCGTATGTGCGCTCTGGATCTGGTGTGCAAAGTTCTGACTGGAGCTCTTCTCATGTGCATCTTTACAAGCTACATCGGGGAATGACATCAGCT ATGATTCAAGATATTTGCTTTAGTCACTATAGTCAGTGGGTTGCGATTGTTTCATCCAAGGGAACTTGCCATATTTTTGTCTTGTCCCCATTTGGAGGTGATACAGGATTTCAAACGCTTAGTTCTCAGGGTGAAGAACCCTCCCTTTTTCCAGTTATATCCCTACCATGGTGGTCTACCTCATCTTGTGTCACTAATCAGCAATCTTTCCCACCCCCACTACCTGTTGCCCTTTCTGTTGTCAGCAGGATAAAATATAGTAGTTTTGGATGGCTTAATACAGTAAGCAATGCTGCGAATTCTGCGACAGGAAAGGTTTTTGTGCCATCTGGTGCTGTTGCTGCTGCTTTTCATAATTCTATATCGCTCGCTCCTCAGCATGTTGTTTCAAGAACTAATTCCTTGGAACATCTCTTAGTTTATACTCCATCAGGTCATGTAGTTCAACATGAGCTTCTCCCTTCAATTGGGGCAGATTCAGGAGCAAGTAATTTAAGATTCCAGACAGCTTCATATACACACGTACAAGAGGATGACTTGAGGGTGAAGGTTGAACCTGTTCAGTGGTGGGATGTATGTAGGAGGTCAGATTGGCCAGAAAGAGAGGAAAGTATTTCTAAGGCTACCCTTGAGAGACAAGATTTAGCTGAAGTTGTTCAAAGTAAATCAGTTTGTGAGGAATACAGCATTAATTCTCTGGAAATTAATGATAATGCCCGTGGAGAGAAGACTTCAACACCTCTTCCCACAAAGCCCCATGAGAGCTTCCACTGGTACCTCTCTAATGCAGAGGTGCAAGTAAACTCCTGGAGGTTACCAACATGGCAAAAGTCTAAG ATTTCTTTCTATATGATGGATTCTTCAAGAGACAATAGTCATAATGGTGGTGAGTTTGAAATTGAGGAGGTCCCAGTTcatgaagttgaaatcaaaagcAAGGAATTATTACCTTTTTTTGATCGCTTCCATCGAATCAAATCAAGCTGGAATGACAG GTGTTTTTCCGTTGGGAAATATCCTCTGTCCTTGTCTCCTGATCTTCATCAAGGTGAATATAAAGCCTCGCAAGAGATTATTATTTGTCATTCAAAACCAGCGTCACTTAGCTCCACTGAAAGTTCTGAAGGAG GTTCATCAAGGAGACTGGATAATATACTTGATTTCGATCAGATTAACAGCGAAAAGCCTTATCCACCCATCTACCAGGGTCTGAATGAAACTTGCCATGGAAAAATGGGGAATGGCTTCATTGAGCCATTGGTGTTGAATCAGGAGTCTTTGACTGTCAAATCTTCTCCATTTCAGCACTCAGAGAATATATATAATGATACCGGTCACTCTGAGAGAAGTGATTTTTCCTCTCTGGAGAGGGAGTTGCCTCCATCAAGAAGTAAGGCTGAAGGAATACCTTCTTTCAATGCTGTAGGGATCGGTGCTGCCTCAATGTTGCATGTAGACCACTATGATGCACCTAAAAACATTCTGGCAGATGAATCATCATTTTCTGCACAACAGATTGCGGTTGATTTTGTGCACTTCCGGGAAGGGCACTATGAAATCATACAGCAGAATGGAAGTGGCAAGTTGTCTGTACATGCAAATGATGATGTCGACAGCATCAGCAGCAACCACTGTGGAAAGGAAAAACTGGAAGAAGATGGGGAAAATGATGAAATGCTAGGTGGCATATTTCTGTTCTCTGAAGAAG GTTGA